Proteins encoded by one window of Microcebus murinus isolate Inina chromosome 2, M.murinus_Inina_mat1.0, whole genome shotgun sequence:
- the DMRTA2 gene encoding doublesex- and mab-3-related transcription factor A2 gives MELRSELPSVPGAATAAATATGPPVASVASVAAAAAAAASLPVSVAGGLLRAPPLLLRAAEKYPRTPKCARCRNHGVVSALKGHKRYCRWKDCLCAKCTLIAERQRVMAAQVALRRQQAQEENEARELQLLYGTAEGLALAAANGIIPPRPAYEVFGSVCAADGGGPGAGAPAGTGGSAAGAGGAEAKLQKFDLFPKTLLQAGRTGSPQPPPVKPLSPDGADSGPGTSSPEVRPGSGSENGDGESFSGSPLARASKEAGGSCPGSAGPGGGGGEEDSPGSASPLGSESGSEADKEEAEAAPAPGLGGGPGQRQRTPLDILTRVFPGHRRGVLELVLQGCGGDVVQAIEQVLNHHRGGLAAGLGPATTPDKAAVGAAAAAEDAWPGRVEAAAAGGPGLPAPLQAGPAAPPHHRPLLAGAMAPGALGSLSSRSAFSPLQPNASHFGADAGAYPLGAPLGLSPLRLAYSAAAAHSRGLAFMAPYSTAGLVPTLGFRPPMDYAFSDLMRDRSAAAAAAVHKEPAYGGGLYGPMVNGAPEKQ, from the exons ATGGAGCTGCGCTCCGAGCTGCCCAGCGTGCCTGGCGCGGCGACAGCGGCGGCGACAGCGACGGGGCCGCCTGTGGCGTCAGTGGCGTCGGTGGCGGCGGCCGCCGCAGCGGCTGCGTCGCTACCAGTGAGCGTGGCGGGCGGCTTGCTGAGGGCGCCGCCGCTGCTGTTGCGGGCGGCCGAGAAGTACCCGCGGACTCCGAAGTGCGCGCGCTGCCGCAACCATGGCGTTGTGTCGGCGCTCAAGGGCCACAAGCGCTACTGTCGCTGGAAGGACTGCCTGTGCGCCAAGTGCACGCTCATCGCGGAGCGCCAGCGCGTCATGGCGGCGCAGGTGGCGCTGCGCAGGCAGCAGGCGCAGGAGGAGAACGAGGCGCGCGAGCTGCAGCTGCTCTACGGCACTGCCGAGGGCCTGGCGCTGGCGGCCGCGAACGGCATCATCCCACCACGGCCAGCCTACGAGGTCTTTGGCTCTGTGTGCGCCGCTGACGGCGGGGGCCCGGGAGCCGGAGCGCCCGCGGGGACCGGAGGCAGCGCAGCGGGCGCAGGGGGCGCAG AGGCCAAGTTGCAGAAGTTTGACCTGTTCCCCAAGACGCTGCTCCAGGCAGGCCGCACGGGCAGCCCGCAGCCGCCTCCCGTGAAGCCCTTATCACCCGACGGCGCAGATTCGGGTCCCGGGACGTCGTCCCCGGAGGTGCGGCCCGGCTCAGGCTCAGAGAATGGCGACGGCGAGTCCTTTTCGGGGTCACCCCTGGCCCGGGCCTCAAAGGAGGCAGGTGGCAGCTGCCCAGGCAGTGCTGGGCCTGGAGGTGGCGGAGGCGAGGAGGACAGCCCGGGCTCCGCTAGCCCTCTGGGCTCTGAATCCGGTTCGGAGGCTGACAAAGAAGAGGCTGAGGCCGCGCCGGCGCCAGGGCTAGGCGGAGGCCCGGGTCAACGGCAGCGGACGCCGCTGGACATCTTGACGCGCGTCTTCCCAGGCCACCGGCGAGGCGTCCTGGAGCTGGTGTTGCAGGGCTGCGGCGGCGACGTGGTGCAGGCTATAGAGCAGGTGCTGAACCACCACCGCGGAGGCCTGGCGGCCGGCCTGGGCCCTGCCACGACCCCGGATAAGGCTGCCGTGGGTGCAGCAGCAGCTGCCGAGGACGCGTGGCCGGGCCGGGTCGAAGCCGCCGCCGCAGGGGGCCCGGGGCTGCCCGCGCCGCTGCAGGCTGGGCCAGCCGCGCCCCCGCACCACAGACCCTTGCTGGCGGGCGCCATGGCGCCGGGGGCGCTGGGCTCCCTGAGCAGCCGCTCGGCCTTCTCGCCACTGCAGCCCAACGCCAGTCACTTCGGCGCGGATGCAGGCGCCTACCCACTGGGCGCGCCGCTCGGCCTCAGCCCGCTGCGCCTGGCCTACTCCGCGGCGGCGGCGCACAGCCGCGGCCTGGCCTTCATGGCGCCCTACTCCACCGCCGGCCTGGTGCCCACGCTCGGCTTCCGCCCGCCCATGGACTACGCCTTCAGCGATCTCATGCGCGACCGCTCGGCCGCTGCCGCCGCGGCGGTGCACAAGGAGCCGGCCTACGGCGGCGGCCTGTACGGGCCTATGGTCAATGGCGCCCCTGAGAAGCAGTAA